Within the Ochrobactrum vermis genome, the region CAGCCGGAAAAGCCACGCTGGTTTCACTCCACGGCATCGACTGGACACGCAAGCAACTGTCCGGACTGGTCGCCCAGGCGGAAGGCCTCCTGGCGCCTTTCGGCAAGGATGCGGATATTCTGAAGCAGGCGGCCCGCTTTATTGCCGAGCGCCAGAGCTAGAGTATTTCCAGCAAGAGTGCGAAGCGGTTTTGCGCGGGATAATGCGTAAAAACAATTATTTAGAGATCGTCCTCACGTATCTTGATGATGACCACATCATCGGCAGAAAGCATACGCCCATCCTGAGCACGCACATCAAGCGCGGCCACGTCCTCGCCCGAAACGCTGTCGACAAGGCGTGAATGCGTCTCACCCGGTGCAAAGAGGTGCTTTTCGCCCCATTGCCGGAGGGACACGATGACTGGCAGCAGGTCGCGCCCTTTTGCCGTCAGCCGATACTCCTGATGCGCACCGCCATTGGGATCAGGCACGGATTCCATGATCTCCTCGCCCGTCAGCTTGCGCAGGCGTTCCGAGAGAATATTGCGGGCAATTCCCAGATTCTTCTGAAAGGCGCTGAAGCGCGTCACGCCGTCAAAAGCCTCGCGGACGATCAGCAGCGACCACCAGTCGCCAATTACATCAAGCGCCCGCGCACTCGGGCAATAGTCGCCTTTCATGCTTTTCTTCCGAACCATGTTCACTCCACCAAATGCAATCCGGTTGTAATATAAAACCTTTTTCGCTACAAACAAAATGGTTTCATTTTAAAACCATTTTGCAGGAGCACGTCATGCAACCCTCAACCGACGCGGCAGCAACGCTGTCCGCGAACCCCGATGCACGCCCTTTGCTTTCCTCTGCTACGCTTTTTCTGTTTGCGGCTGCAAGCGGACTAGCGGTAGCCAATGTCTACTTCGCTCACCCGCTTCTCGATGTGATGGCCGACGACCTTGGCCTCAAGCGATCAACTGCAGGCCTCATCGTCGCCGCCAGCCAGATAGGTTATGCACTCGGCCTGATTTTCCTCGTCCCGCTTGGAGACCTGTTCAACCGGCGCAAACTGATTATCACGCATTTTCTTCTGTCGGTCCTGTCCCTGATCGCAATCGGCTTTGCGGCCAATGCCACCGTGCTTCTGGTCGCCATGGCCTTTATGGGCCTGCTCGCCGTCGTCACGCAGGCGCTTGTCGCCTATGCAGCAAGTCTGGCAGAACCCGCACGACGCGGCCATGTGGTCGGCATCGTAACCAGCGGCATCGTGCTCGGCATATTGCTGGCACGCGCGATAGCAGGCGCCCTCACCGACATTGCCGGCTGGCGCAGCGTCTACTTCGTTTCCGCCATTCTTACATTGTTGATCGCGCTCCTGCTCTGGCGCAGCCTCCCCAACCAGAAACGGCAGCAGACGAGCGTCAGTTATCCCGCACTCATTTTGTCGCTCGTGACGCTGTTTCGCTCCGAGCCGGTGCTGCGCATTCGCGCCATCATCGCCATGTTGATCTTCGCCAATATCACCACTTTGCTCGCACCACTGGTTATGCCGCTCAGCGCACCGCCCTTCGAACTGAGCCACGCCCAGATCGGCTTGTTCGGCCTGGCGGGTGCTGCCGGAGCGCTTGCCGCATCACGTGCCGGGAGTGTGGCGGATCGCGGCCATGGTCAACGCATGACAGGCTTCGCCTTGTTCTTGATGTTGATTTCCTGGGGTCTGATGGCCCTGCTGGGACATTCGCTGCTCTGGCTGATCGCAGGCGTGCTGATAATCGACTTCGGCCTTCAGGCCGTCCACGTCACCAATCAGGCGATGATCTATCGTGTGCGCCCGGACGCGCAGAACCGGCTCACCGCCGCCTATATGGTTTTCTATTCCATCGGCAGCGCGTCCGGCTCGGCGGTTTCGACCTGGGTTTATGCTCATGCGGGCTGGAACGGCGTTTGTCTGCTTGGCGCAGGCATCAGCCTTGTCACGCTCGTCTTCTGGGCAGCGACACTGAAGGCGACACCCGAGACCGCAACCCGAGCAGTGACGTCGCCTGCTTAGTTCTGTCCGGCAGCGATCTTCTTATCGAGTCCAAAACGGTTCTCGATGTAGTCGGCAACCATCTTCTGAAAATCTTCGGCAATGGCAGGACCGCGCAGCGTCGTCACCTTCTTGCCATCGACAAAGACCGGTGCGGACGGCGTTTCGCCCGTGCCGGGAAGCGAGATACCGATATCGGCATGTTTCGATTCGCCCGGACCGTTGACAATGCAGCCCATCACCGCGACCGAAAGTGCTTCCACGCCCGGATATTTCTCACGCCAAACCGGCATGTTGCGGCGAATATCGTCCTGAATGGTCTGCGCCAGTTCCTGGAACACCGTCGATGTCGTGCGTCCGCAACCGGGGCATGCCGCAACGATGGGGATGAACTGACGGAAGCCCATGGTCTGCAGAAGCTCCTGCGATACCTGCACTTCACGGGTGCGGTCGCCGCCGGGTTCCGGGGTCAGCGAAATGCGGATCGTGTCGCCAATGCCCTGCTGCAGCAAAATGCCCATGGCCGCCGACGAAGCGACAATGCCTTTGGTGCCCATGCCCGCTTCGGTGAGGCCCAGATGCAGCGCGTGATTGGACCGCTTCGCCAGCATCGTATAGACGGCAATCAAGTCCTGCACCTGGCTGACCTTGGCCGACAGGATGATCTTGTCGCGGCCAAGGCCGATCTCTTCGGCAAGATTGGCGGAAATCAGCGCCGACTGCACGATGGCTTCGCGCATGACTTCCTGTGCGCTCAACGGTGCGCCCGCATCCTGATTGCGATCCATCAGCGTGGTCAGAAGCTCCTGATCGAGCGACCCCCAGTTGACGCCGATACGCACAGGCTTGTCATAGCGGATCGCCATTTCGACGATATCGGCGAACTGCTTGTCCTTCTTG harbors:
- a CDS encoding winged helix-turn-helix transcriptional regulator, with protein sequence MVRKKSMKGDYCPSARALDVIGDWWSLLIVREAFDGVTRFSAFQKNLGIARNILSERLRKLTGEEIMESVPDPNGGAHQEYRLTAKGRDLLPVIVSLRQWGEKHLFAPGETHSRLVDSVSGEDVAALDVRAQDGRMLSADDVVIIKIREDDL
- a CDS encoding MFS transporter, with product MQPSTDAAATLSANPDARPLLSSATLFLFAAASGLAVANVYFAHPLLDVMADDLGLKRSTAGLIVAASQIGYALGLIFLVPLGDLFNRRKLIITHFLLSVLSLIAIGFAANATVLLVAMAFMGLLAVVTQALVAYAASLAEPARRGHVVGIVTSGIVLGILLARAIAGALTDIAGWRSVYFVSAILTLLIALLLWRSLPNQKRQQTSVSYPALILSLVTLFRSEPVLRIRAIIAMLIFANITTLLAPLVMPLSAPPFELSHAQIGLFGLAGAAGALAASRAGSVADRGHGQRMTGFALFLMLISWGLMALLGHSLLWLIAGVLIIDFGLQAVHVTNQAMIYRVRPDAQNRLTAAYMVFYSIGSASGSAVSTWVYAHAGWNGVCLLGAGISLVTLVFWAATLKATPETATRAVTSPA
- the ispG gene encoding flavodoxin-dependent (E)-4-hydroxy-3-methylbut-2-enyl-diphosphate synthase gives rise to the protein MSSETVSYFSHPFPRRQSVGVSVGGVVVGGSAPVVVQSMTNTDTADVDATVAQVAALHRAGSEIVRITVDRDESAAAVPKIRERLERLGHDVPLVGDFHYIGHKLLADHPACAEALAKYRINPGNVGFKDKKDKQFADIVEMAIRYDKPVRIGVNWGSLDQELLTTLMDRNQDAGAPLSAQEVMREAIVQSALISANLAEEIGLGRDKIILSAKVSQVQDLIAVYTMLAKRSNHALHLGLTEAGMGTKGIVASSAAMGILLQQGIGDTIRISLTPEPGGDRTREVQVSQELLQTMGFRQFIPIVAACPGCGRTTSTVFQELAQTIQDDIRRNMPVWREKYPGVEALSVAVMGCIVNGPGESKHADIGISLPGTGETPSAPVFVDGKKVTTLRGPAIAEDFQKMVADYIENRFGLDKKIAAGQN